Proteins encoded in a region of the Panicum hallii strain FIL2 chromosome 3, PHallii_v3.1, whole genome shotgun sequence genome:
- the LOC112887250 gene encoding uncharacterized protein LOC112887250 isoform X6: protein MMLRNNIVLKEPQFTYTVDMDVKKLLDMEPRAWDFIARLEPKLGAVEYMPKEKLASDLVSMLNASNKGYDHELGIRDTHNDSICPQDKKPRVAVIGSGPSGLFASLVLGELGADVTLLERGQPVEQRGRDIGALAVRRILQSESNFCFGEEDTFGLHLHRDHLSTWSDGKLVTRIGRNTDGVQAVMQTFVHFGAPPNILVDGKPHLGTDKLVPLLRNFRHHLRELGVTIRFNARVDDLIVEDRQVKGIVVSDSELRPGSGSQKLSFDAVVLAVGHSARDTYNMLQQHNVDMSPKSFAVGLRIEHPQELINSIQYSELAAEVQKGRGRIPVADYKIVKSVGEKNADELDIAEQSRSCYSFCMCPGGQTYMQVVLTSTDPSELCINGMSFSRRASKWANSALVVTVSSHDFKPFRSHGPLAGVEFQREFERRAAVMGGGNFVVPAQRVTDFISNRLSVTTLPPSSYRLGVRPSKLHELFPPYITEALQQSIIMIDREMPGFVAKEALLHGVETRTSSPLQISRYGETYESTSLQGLYPIGEGAGYAGGILSAAVDGMYCGFALAKQLSLFHGDIESFLGKAQNQTGFVKY from the exons ATGATGTTAAGAAATAATATA GTTTTGAAAGAACCTCAGTTCACTTATACTGTTGATATGGATGTTAAGAAGCTTCTTGATATGGAGCCAAGGGCATGGGATTTTATTGCTCGGTTGGAGCCCAAACTTGGAGCTGTAGAATACATGCCTAAAGAGAAGTTAGCATCTGATTTGGTCAGCATGCTCAATGCTAGCAATAAAGGTTACGATCATGAACTAGGAATCAGGGATACTCATAATGATTCGATCTGTCCTCAAGATAAGAAGCCAAGAGTGGCAGTTATAGGAAGCGGACCATCTGGCTTGTTTGCTTCCCTTGTGCTAGGTGAGCTAGGTGCAGACGTTACCTTATTGGAACGTGGTCAGCCTGTTGAACAAAGAGGTCGTGACATTGGGGCCCTTGCAGTTAGACGAATCTTACAATCAGAGAGCAACTTTTGCTTCGGCGAG GAAGACACATTTGGACTTCATCTGCATAGGGATCATTTAA GTACATGGAGTGATGGGAAGCTCGTGACCAGGATAGGAAGAAACACTGATGGTGTTCAGGCT GTTATGCAAACATTTGTTCACTTTGGAGCCCCTCCAAACATTTTAGTTGATGGGAAACCTCACTTGGGTACCGATAAACTTGTTCCTCTGCTGCGAAATTTCAGGCACCACTTAAGAGAATTGGGT GTTACCATAAGATTTAATGCTAGAGTAGATGATCTTATAGTGGAAGACAGGCAGGTAAAAGGAATCGTGGTCTCTGATTCAGAACTACGGCCAGGTTCTGGCAGCCAGAAACTATCATTTGATGCAGTTGTATTGGCTGTTGGTCACTCAGCTCGTGACACATATAATATGCTTCAGCAGCATAATGTGGACATGAGCCCCAAAAGTTTTGCA GTCGGCTTAAGAATTGAGCATCCCCAAGAACTGATAAACAGTATCCAA TACTCTGAACTGGCTGCTGAAGTACAGAAAGGACGTGGGCGGATACCTGTGGCAGATTACAAAATTGTGAAGTCTGTTGGTGAAAAAAATGCAGATGAGCTTGACATTGCCGAACAAAGTCGCAGTTGTTACTCCTTTTGCATGTGCCCTGGTGGACAG ACATACATGCAGGTTGTTCTAACTAGCACGGATCCATCAGAATTGTGCATCAATGGCATGTCATTCTCACGGCGTGCATCAAAGTGGGCAAACTCAGCTCTTGTGGTTACTGTATCATCTCATGATTTCAAACCATTTCGGTCCCATGGTCCTCTTGCAGGTGTTGAATTCCAG AGAGAATTTGAAAGAAGAGCAGCTGTGATGGGTGGAGGGAATTTTGTTGTCCCAGCACAGCGTGTCACAGATTTTATCAGCAACAGATTGTCAG TTACAACTCTCCCACCATCAAGCTACAGGTTAGGAGTTCGTCCATCCAAACTCCATGAGCTATTCCCTCCTTACATAACTGAAGCTCTACAACAGTCAATAATAATGATTGACAGAGAG ATGCCAGGCTTTGTTGCTAAAGAGGCCCTACTCCATGGTGTGGAG ACAAGGACAAGCTCTCCCTTGCAAATTTCACGATATGGAGAGACATATGAAAGCACATCATTGCAAGGATTATATCCAATCGGCGAAGGTGCTGGCTATGCTGGGGGCATCTTAAGTGCTGCTGTGGATgg